One stretch of Streptomyces sp. A2-16 DNA includes these proteins:
- a CDS encoding FtsX-like permease family protein: MSSRLIWLRWSWRDLRQRWVLVLAIALTIALGTGAYAGFTGTADWRTRSYDASYAKLDMHDVRVTLTKGTTAPAGTLRKLVAGIPSAGRVTGAAERLTLPTQVDASHGGREVLVAGRLVGVTTGAEVDRVHVYAGRQVRPDESGSPVAVLERAFARYHDLSSSGTVRVSGGTRVRYVGQGTAPDYFSPAADSGIPMIGESGFAVLFVPLATAQRLGDAKGQVNEVVLTLTPGTDQKTVAGRLERALGRGPTPLSGTVTVRDDEIGYHALYEDINGDARFFDIIALLLLLGAAFGAFNLTSRVVEAQRREIGIGMALGVPRSRIAARPLLLGVQVALLGVALGLGVGAIVSRAMAGLLTGLLPLPVWDTPFQYRTFLYAALLGFALPLLAVAWPVWRAVRVRPVDAIRVGHLAARGGGLAPLLRRLPVPGRGYRQLPLRNVLRTPRRTALTALGIGAAVAIMVTVFGMLDSFGTMLGDSEQEATRGGSGRVIAQLDGYHADGSAQVRAVAAANGVDHAAPLLTMPATARHADHKNVTLLVEARDLGGGTWRPTLTAGSLTDHPGGLVLSEKAAHDLGVRPGDSLVLHHPRRSAQGTFTLTDSRVTVAALHPNPLRTVAYLDRSRTDLFGLAGTANAVEVLPTSGTEPDHLERALSATPGVTAVQTATETVDALRKGVEEFTGILDIAAGVTLALAVLIAFNAASISADERSRENATMFAFGLPVRTVLTMAVTESALLGALGTAAGILLGQGIDRWMVRVQLARTMPEIGFDVTLAPGTYLTALLLGIGAVALTPLLTARRLRRMNIPATLRVVE, encoded by the coding sequence ATGAGCAGTCGGCTGATCTGGCTTCGCTGGTCCTGGCGGGATCTGCGCCAGCGCTGGGTGCTGGTGCTGGCCATCGCCCTCACCATCGCCCTGGGCACCGGAGCCTACGCGGGCTTCACCGGCACCGCCGACTGGCGCACACGCTCGTACGACGCCAGTTACGCGAAGCTGGACATGCACGACGTGCGCGTGACCCTCACCAAGGGCACGACGGCGCCAGCCGGGACCCTGCGGAAACTGGTCGCCGGCATCCCGTCGGCCGGCCGTGTGACCGGGGCGGCCGAACGCCTCACGCTCCCCACCCAGGTCGATGCCTCACACGGCGGGCGTGAGGTGCTGGTGGCGGGGCGCCTGGTGGGCGTGACCACGGGCGCGGAGGTGGACCGCGTCCATGTCTACGCGGGCCGGCAGGTCCGCCCGGACGAGAGCGGCAGTCCGGTCGCGGTGCTGGAGCGTGCCTTCGCCCGCTACCACGACCTGTCGTCCTCCGGCACCGTACGGGTCTCGGGCGGCACCCGCGTGCGGTATGTCGGGCAGGGCACCGCACCCGACTACTTCAGCCCGGCCGCGGACAGCGGGATCCCGATGATCGGCGAATCCGGCTTCGCGGTGCTGTTCGTGCCGCTCGCCACCGCACAGCGGCTGGGCGACGCGAAGGGGCAGGTCAACGAGGTCGTACTGACCCTGACACCCGGCACCGACCAGAAGACGGTCGCGGGCCGGCTGGAGCGGGCGCTCGGCCGCGGCCCCACTCCGCTGTCAGGGACCGTGACCGTCCGCGACGACGAGATCGGTTACCACGCGCTGTACGAGGACATCAACGGCGACGCCAGGTTCTTCGACATCATCGCGCTGTTGTTGCTGCTGGGCGCGGCGTTCGGCGCGTTCAACCTCACCAGCAGGGTCGTCGAGGCACAGCGCCGGGAGATCGGCATCGGTATGGCGCTGGGGGTGCCGAGGTCGCGCATCGCCGCCCGGCCGCTGCTGCTGGGCGTCCAGGTCGCGCTGCTCGGTGTGGCCCTTGGCCTCGGCGTCGGTGCGATCGTCAGCCGGGCCATGGCCGGGCTGCTGACCGGACTGCTTCCCCTGCCCGTCTGGGACACCCCGTTCCAGTACCGCACCTTCCTCTACGCCGCCCTGCTCGGCTTCGCCCTGCCGCTGCTGGCCGTGGCCTGGCCCGTGTGGCGGGCGGTCCGCGTCCGCCCCGTCGACGCCATCCGGGTCGGCCACCTGGCCGCACGGGGCGGCGGTCTGGCCCCGCTGCTGCGCAGGCTGCCCGTCCCCGGACGCGGCTACCGGCAGCTGCCGCTGCGCAACGTGCTGCGCACACCGCGCCGGACGGCGCTCACCGCACTCGGGATCGGCGCGGCCGTGGCCATCATGGTCACCGTCTTCGGCATGCTGGACTCCTTCGGGACGATGCTCGGCGACAGCGAACAGGAGGCGACCCGGGGCGGCAGCGGTCGCGTCATCGCCCAGCTCGACGGCTACCACGCCGACGGCTCCGCCCAGGTGCGGGCGGTGGCCGCCGCGAACGGCGTGGACCACGCCGCACCCTTGCTGACCATGCCGGCCACCGCCCGCCACGCAGACCACAAGAACGTCACCCTGCTGGTCGAGGCGCGTGACCTCGGCGGCGGGACGTGGCGGCCCACGCTCACCGCGGGCAGTCTCACGGACCACCCCGGGGGCCTGGTCCTCTCCGAGAAGGCAGCGCACGACCTCGGCGTCCGGCCCGGCGACTCCCTCGTCCTCCACCATCCCCGGCGGTCGGCCCAGGGCACGTTCACCCTCACCGACAGCCGGGTCACGGTCGCCGCCCTGCACCCCAACCCCCTGCGCACGGTGGCCTACCTCGACCGGTCCCGCACCGACCTGTTCGGACTCGCCGGCACCGCCAACGCGGTCGAGGTCCTCCCCACCTCCGGCACCGAGCCCGACCACCTCGAGCGGGCCCTGTCCGCCACGCCCGGTGTGACCGCTGTACAGACGGCCACCGAGACCGTGGACGCGCTGCGCAAGGGCGTCGAGGAGTTCACCGGCATCCTCGACATCGCCGCCGGCGTGACCCTTGCCCTGGCGGTGCTCATCGCCTTCAACGCCGCGAGCATCTCCGCCGACGAACGCTCCCGGGAGAACGCCACCATGTTCGCCTTCGGGCTGCCCGTCCGTACCGTCCTGACCATGGCCGTGACCGAGAGCGCCCTCCTCGGCGCGCTCGGCACCGCCGCCGGGATTCTGCTCGGCCAGGGCATCGACCGCTGGATGGTCCGGGTCCAACTCGCCCGCACCATGCCGGAGATCGGCTTCGACGTCACCCTGGCCCCCGGCACCTACCTGACCGCACTCCTGCTCGGCATCGGAGCCGTGGCACTCACCCCGCTGCTCACCGCCCGCCGTCTGCGCCGCATGAACATCCCCGCGACCCTGCGAGTCGTCGAATGA
- a CDS encoding ABC transporter ATP-binding protein — MTDTTGRAATGTRIDLDDVCRRYRVGQTTVTALDEVNLHVDENAFVVVLGPSGSGKTTLLNLIGALDAPSAGRIRIAGQDITAAPQRELQRFRRRTVSFVFQSFNLFPGLTALENVQFGADVAGQKNAVRLAADTLGQVGLGDRVRHFPHELSGGEQQRVAIARALATGNPVLLADEPTGELDFRTGVQILGLLRAQAQAGKTVLVVTHNREISRVGDRVVELSSGRVVSDGPPSAGRADVSELRW, encoded by the coding sequence ATGACCGACACCACCGGCCGTGCGGCGACGGGCACCCGGATCGACCTGGACGACGTGTGCCGCCGTTATCGAGTGGGTCAGACCACCGTCACCGCGCTGGACGAGGTCAACCTGCACGTGGACGAGAACGCCTTCGTCGTGGTGCTGGGCCCCTCCGGCTCGGGGAAGACCACGCTGCTCAATCTGATCGGAGCGCTCGACGCACCGAGCGCGGGCCGGATCCGGATCGCCGGCCAGGACATCACGGCCGCCCCGCAGCGGGAGCTTCAGCGCTTCCGCCGCCGCACCGTGAGTTTCGTCTTCCAGAGCTTCAACCTCTTTCCCGGTCTCACTGCCCTGGAGAACGTGCAGTTCGGGGCCGATGTCGCCGGCCAGAAGAACGCGGTCCGGCTGGCAGCCGACACGCTGGGCCAGGTCGGCCTGGGCGACCGGGTACGGCACTTCCCGCACGAGCTGTCCGGCGGGGAACAGCAGCGCGTCGCCATCGCGCGGGCGTTGGCCACCGGCAACCCGGTGCTGCTGGCGGACGAGCCCACGGGGGAGCTGGACTTCCGGACCGGGGTGCAGATCCTCGGGCTGCTGCGGGCCCAGGCCCAGGCGGGCAAGACCGTGCTGGTGGTCACGCACAACCGGGAGATCTCCAGGGTCGGCGACCGGGTGGTCGAGCTCTCCAGCGGCCGCGTCGTCAGCGACGGACCACCGTCGGCAGGCCGCGCCGACGTCTCCGAGCTGCGCTGGTAG
- the scpA gene encoding methylmalonyl-CoA mutase, with protein sequence MTAPAGPSVPDFTGIELGTPATEAGADEWRTAVKDATQEAEPVWETPEGIEVKPLYTGRDLEGLDFLETYPGAAPYLRGPYPTMYVNQPWTIRQYAGFSTAEESNAFYRRNLAAGQKGLSVAFDLPTHRGYDSDHPRVTGDVGMAGVAIDSIYDMRQLFDGIPLDRMSVSMTMNGAVLPVLALYIVAAEEQGVPPEKLAGTIQNDILKEFMVRNTYIYPPKPSMRIISDIFAYTSQRMPRYNSISISGYHIQEAGATADLELAYTLADGVEYIRAGREVGLDVDAFAPRLSFFWAIGMNFFMEIAKLRAARLLWAKLVKQFDPQNPKSLSLRTHSQTSGWSLTAQDVFNNVTRTCVEAMAATQGHTQSLHTNALDEALALPTDFSARIARNTQLLIQQESGTTRVIDPWGGSAYVERLTYDLARRAWQHIQEVEAAGGMAKAIDAGIPKLRIEEAAARTQARIDSGRQPVIGVNKYRVETDEAIEVLKVDNSSVRAQQIEKLRRLRAERDETACRDALDALTRAADGEGNLLELAVHAARAKATVGEISDALEKVYGRHASQIRTISGVYRNEAGESENVDRTRALVDAFEEAEGRRPRILVAKMGQDGHDRGQKVIATAFADLGFDVDVGPLFQTPGEVARQAVEADVHIVGVSSLAAGHLTLVPALREALAEEGREDIMIVVGGVIPPQDVPTLLEMGAAAVFPPGTVIPDAAYDLVERLSADLGHGQ encoded by the coding sequence ATGACCGCCCCCGCCGGCCCGTCCGTCCCCGACTTCACCGGGATCGAGCTGGGGACCCCGGCCACCGAAGCCGGCGCCGACGAGTGGCGTACGGCCGTCAAGGACGCCACGCAGGAGGCCGAGCCGGTCTGGGAGACGCCGGAGGGCATCGAGGTCAAGCCGCTCTACACCGGCCGTGACCTGGAGGGCCTGGACTTCCTGGAGACGTACCCCGGTGCGGCGCCGTATCTGCGCGGGCCGTACCCGACGATGTACGTCAACCAGCCCTGGACGATCCGCCAGTACGCGGGCTTCTCCACCGCCGAGGAGTCCAACGCCTTCTACCGGCGCAATCTCGCGGCCGGGCAGAAGGGCCTGTCGGTCGCCTTCGACCTGCCCACGCACCGGGGTTACGACAGCGACCATCCGCGCGTGACCGGTGACGTCGGCATGGCGGGCGTGGCCATCGACTCGATCTACGACATGCGGCAGCTGTTCGACGGGATCCCCCTCGACAGGATGTCCGTGTCGATGACGATGAACGGCGCCGTGCTGCCGGTACTGGCGCTGTACATCGTGGCGGCGGAGGAACAGGGCGTGCCGCCCGAGAAGTTGGCCGGGACCATCCAGAACGACATCCTCAAGGAGTTCATGGTCCGCAACACCTACATCTATCCGCCGAAGCCGTCGATGCGGATCATCTCCGACATCTTCGCGTACACCTCGCAGCGGATGCCCCGGTACAACTCGATCTCCATCTCGGGCTACCACATCCAGGAGGCGGGCGCGACGGCCGACCTGGAGCTGGCGTACACCCTGGCGGACGGGGTCGAGTACATTCGCGCGGGGCGCGAAGTCGGCCTGGACGTGGACGCGTTCGCGCCCCGGCTGTCGTTCTTCTGGGCGATCGGCATGAACTTCTTCATGGAGATCGCCAAGCTGCGGGCGGCCCGCCTGCTGTGGGCCAAGCTCGTGAAGCAGTTCGACCCGCAGAACCCCAAGTCCCTGTCCCTGCGCACCCATTCGCAGACCTCGGGCTGGTCGCTGACCGCGCAGGACGTCTTCAACAACGTCACCCGCACCTGCGTCGAGGCGATGGCGGCGACCCAGGGCCACACCCAGTCGCTGCACACCAACGCCCTCGACGAGGCGCTCGCGCTGCCCACCGACTTCTCGGCGCGCATCGCCCGCAACACCCAGCTGCTGATCCAGCAGGAGTCCGGCACGACCCGGGTCATCGACCCGTGGGGCGGCAGCGCGTACGTGGAGAGGCTGACGTACGACCTCGCGCGCCGCGCCTGGCAGCACATCCAGGAGGTGGAGGCGGCGGGCGGCATGGCCAAGGCGATCGACGCCGGCATCCCCAAGCTGCGCATCGAGGAGGCCGCGGCCCGCACCCAGGCCCGCATCGACTCCGGCCGCCAGCCCGTCATCGGCGTCAACAAGTACCGCGTGGAGACCGACGAGGCGATCGAGGTCCTCAAGGTCGACAACTCCTCCGTGCGCGCCCAGCAGATCGAGAAGCTGCGGCGGCTGCGGGCGGAGCGGGACGAGACCGCCTGCCGGGACGCGCTCGACGCGCTGACCCGGGCCGCCGACGGCGAGGGCAACCTCCTCGAGCTGGCCGTGCACGCGGCCCGCGCCAAGGCCACCGTCGGCGAGATCTCCGACGCCCTGGAGAAGGTGTACGGGCGGCACGCGAGCCAGATCCGTACGATCTCCGGCGTGTACCGCAACGAGGCAGGGGAGTCGGAGAACGTGGACCGCACCCGTGCGCTGGTGGACGCCTTCGAGGAGGCCGAGGGCCGCCGGCCGCGCATCCTGGTCGCCAAGATGGGCCAGGACGGCCACGACCGCGGCCAGAAGGTGATCGCCACCGCCTTCGCCGACCTCGGCTTCGACGTCGACGTCGGCCCGCTGTTCCAGACCCCGGGCGAGGTGGCCCGCCAGGCCGTGGAGGCGGACGTGCACATCGTCGGCGTCTCGTCCCTGGCCGCCGGTCACCTCACCCTGGTCCCGGCGCTGCGCGAGGCGCTGGCCGAGGAGGGCCGGGAGGACATCATGATCGTGGTGGGCGGGGTCATCCCGCCGCAGGACGTGCCGACCCTCCTGGAGATGGGCGCGGCGGCCGTGTTCCCGCCGGGGACGGTGATCCCGGACGCGGCGTACGACCTGGTGGAGCGTCTGTCGGCCGACCTCGGGCACGGGCAGTGA
- a CDS encoding magnesium and cobalt transport protein CorA has translation MSDRRARPAAKDSAPKGSRKSAWRRALTPPSTPAKAPAPPAESPAPEAAEPPSIVQAALYRDGVRVASPVTLADTFRELREQPSGMAWIGLARPPESELLSLAEEFDLHPLSVEDAMEAHQRPKLERYGDTLFVVLRAARYLDAPEEVDFGELHVFVGPDFVITVRHGAAPDLSAVRHRMEKAPELLRLGPEAVLYAILDAVVDGYAPVVEGVQNDIDEIETEVFRGDPEVSRRIYELSREMVEFQRATRPLVGMLHALMAGFAKYGTDEELQRYLRDVADHVTHTSERVDAFRQALTDILTVNATLVTQQQNAEMRALAEAGFEQNEEIKKISSWAAILFAPTLVGTIYGMNFEHMPELGWSFGYPFAIGLMGVVCVSLYVIFKRRDWL, from the coding sequence ATGTCCGATCGACGCGCCCGCCCCGCCGCGAAGGACTCCGCCCCCAAGGGTTCCAGGAAGTCCGCCTGGCGCCGCGCCCTGACCCCGCCCTCCACACCTGCGAAGGCACCGGCGCCGCCCGCCGAGTCGCCCGCCCCCGAGGCGGCCGAGCCGCCGAGCATCGTCCAGGCGGCCCTCTACCGGGACGGCGTCCGCGTGGCCTCCCCCGTGACCCTCGCGGACACCTTCCGCGAACTGCGCGAACAGCCCTCCGGCATGGCCTGGATCGGCCTGGCCCGCCCTCCGGAGAGCGAACTGCTCTCCCTGGCCGAGGAGTTCGACCTGCACCCGCTGTCCGTCGAGGACGCGATGGAGGCCCACCAGCGCCCGAAGCTGGAGCGCTACGGCGACACGCTCTTCGTGGTCCTGCGGGCGGCCCGCTACCTGGACGCTCCCGAGGAGGTCGACTTCGGCGAACTGCACGTGTTCGTGGGCCCGGACTTCGTGATCACGGTCCGGCACGGTGCGGCCCCCGACCTCTCGGCGGTCCGCCACCGCATGGAGAAGGCGCCGGAGCTGCTGAGACTGGGCCCCGAGGCGGTCCTCTACGCCATCCTGGACGCGGTGGTCGACGGCTACGCGCCGGTCGTCGAGGGCGTCCAGAACGACATCGACGAGATCGAGACGGAGGTGTTCCGCGGCGACCCCGAGGTCTCCCGCCGCATCTACGAACTCTCCCGCGAGATGGTCGAGTTCCAGCGCGCCACCCGTCCCCTGGTCGGCATGCTGCACGCCTTGATGGCCGGCTTCGCGAAGTACGGCACCGACGAGGAACTGCAGCGCTACCTGCGGGACGTCGCCGACCACGTGACCCACACCAGCGAACGCGTCGACGCCTTCCGCCAGGCCCTCACCGACATCCTCACCGTCAACGCGACCCTCGTCACCCAGCAACAGAACGCGGAGATGCGGGCGTTGGCGGAGGCGGGCTTCGAACAGAACGAGGAGATCAAGAAGATCTCGTCTTGGGCGGCGATCCTGTTCGCCCCGACGCTGGTGGGAACTATTTATGGCATGAACTTCGAGCACATGCCTGAGCTTGGGTGGAGCTTCGGATACCCCTTCGCGATCGGCTTGATGGGAGTGGTGTGCGTCAGTCTGTACGTGATCTTCAAGCGGCGGGACTGGCTCTAG
- a CDS encoding winged helix DNA-binding domain-containing protein produces MTKTTASAPVLGIRALNRATLDRQLLLRRSGLSAKAAVGHLLGLQAQNVKPPYWALAARLDGFTPEALSELMADREVVRIVTMRSTIHTHTAEDCLTLRPLVQPARDRELVNFRKGLEGVDLDRLAVLARELVEAEPRTMKQLREALLVEWPDADPMSLAVAARCKLPLVQVTPRGLWGRSGQVALTTAEQWLGRPAEPAPAPDDTVLRYLAAFGPASVKDMQTWAGLTRLRDAFERLRPRLRTFRDENGVELFDLPDAPRPAEDTPAPPRFLPEFDNLLLSHADRTRVVPKEYWGRSWQGNQAYCTLLVDGFLAGVWKLTGDTLVVETFGRLTKAQREDVEEEGQRMLATLYPGTPYDIRFGTVVQNQPS; encoded by the coding sequence ATGACGAAGACGACCGCGTCGGCCCCCGTGCTCGGCATCCGCGCCCTGAACCGCGCGACCCTCGACCGGCAGCTGCTCCTGCGCCGGTCCGGACTGTCCGCGAAAGCCGCCGTCGGGCATCTGCTCGGCCTTCAGGCCCAGAACGTCAAGCCGCCCTACTGGGCGCTCGCCGCCCGCCTCGACGGGTTCACCCCCGAGGCGCTGTCGGAGCTGATGGCCGACCGCGAGGTGGTCCGGATCGTCACCATGCGCTCCACGATCCACACCCACACCGCCGAGGACTGCCTCACCCTGCGACCGCTCGTGCAGCCCGCCCGCGACCGCGAACTCGTCAACTTCCGCAAGGGACTCGAGGGCGTCGACCTCGACCGTCTCGCCGTCCTCGCCCGCGAACTCGTCGAGGCCGAGCCGCGCACCATGAAGCAGTTGCGCGAGGCCCTTCTCGTCGAGTGGCCGGACGCCGACCCGATGTCGCTCGCCGTCGCCGCCCGCTGCAAACTCCCCCTCGTCCAGGTCACCCCGCGCGGACTGTGGGGCAGGAGCGGGCAGGTCGCGCTCACCACGGCCGAACAGTGGCTCGGCCGTCCCGCCGAACCCGCCCCCGCCCCGGACGACACCGTCCTGCGCTACCTCGCCGCCTTCGGTCCCGCCTCCGTCAAGGACATGCAGACCTGGGCCGGACTCACCCGTCTGCGCGACGCCTTCGAGCGGCTCCGGCCCCGGCTGCGGACCTTCCGCGACGAGAACGGCGTCGAGCTCTTCGACCTCCCCGATGCGCCCCGCCCCGCCGAGGACACCCCGGCCCCGCCGCGCTTCCTGCCGGAGTTCGACAATCTGCTGCTGTCCCACGCCGACCGCACCCGCGTGGTGCCGAAGGAGTACTGGGGGCGCAGCTGGCAGGGCAACCAGGCCTACTGCACGCTCCTCGTCGACGGGTTCCTCGCGGGCGTCTGGAAGCTCACCGGGGACACGCTGGTCGTCGAGACGTTCGGCCGGCTCACCAAGGCGCAGCGGGAGGACGTCGAGGAGGAGGGGCAGCGGATGCTCGCCACGCTGTACCCCGGGACGCCGTACGACATCCGGTTCGGGACGGTCGTACAGAATCAGCCGTCCTGA
- a CDS encoding metallophosphoesterase, whose amino-acid sequence MKVIVTGRDEYALRRPCRAGGPPSRLLRAIALGAAVVLSAATACSGQPDPAAGTTPPFPSVTASGTPPGAEDVRSGFVAFGDFGTGGVAQNAVARAMGSWARTGHRVDALVTTGDNVYPDGNPHWFAPRLDRPYSALPHPMWITLGNHDVQAGHGSAELRHLGLPNLPYAKQLPGIQLLFLDANHPDAAQSRWLENRLSASGPPVRVVVFHQPAWSCSLHGSTPAVDARWVPVLERHRVTLVLSGHDHNYQRFTSAHGVTYIVTGGGGASLYPLASGCRTPHRAAAAARHHFTAVEATATHVTVTAVGDDGGVLDRVVLPVPQPLRQSQP is encoded by the coding sequence GTGAAGGTCATCGTCACGGGGAGGGACGAGTACGCCCTTCGGCGCCCCTGCCGGGCCGGCGGCCCGCCCTCGCGGCTGCTCCGCGCCATCGCCCTGGGCGCCGCCGTGGTCCTGTCGGCGGCCACCGCCTGCAGCGGACAGCCCGACCCCGCTGCCGGTACGACACCCCCGTTCCCCTCCGTCACGGCTTCCGGCACCCCGCCGGGCGCGGAGGACGTACGGTCGGGCTTCGTCGCGTTCGGGGACTTCGGTACCGGCGGTGTGGCGCAGAACGCGGTCGCCCGGGCCATGGGGAGCTGGGCCCGGACCGGGCACCGGGTGGACGCCCTGGTCACCACCGGGGACAACGTGTACCCCGACGGGAACCCGCACTGGTTCGCGCCCCGCCTCGACCGGCCCTACAGCGCCCTGCCGCACCCGATGTGGATCACTCTCGGCAACCATGACGTCCAGGCCGGGCACGGGAGCGCCGAACTGCGTCACCTGGGCCTGCCGAACCTGCCGTACGCGAAGCAACTGCCCGGCATCCAGTTGCTGTTCCTCGACGCCAACCACCCCGACGCCGCCCAGTCCCGCTGGCTGGAGAACCGCCTGTCGGCCTCCGGCCCCCCGGTGCGCGTGGTGGTCTTCCACCAGCCCGCGTGGTCCTGCTCGCTGCACGGTTCCACGCCCGCCGTCGACGCCCGCTGGGTTCCCGTCCTGGAACGCCACCGGGTCACGCTCGTACTGAGCGGTCACGACCACAACTACCAGCGATTCACCTCCGCGCACGGCGTCACCTACATCGTGACCGGAGGAGGCGGCGCCTCGCTGTACCCGCTTGCGTCGGGCTGCCGGACCCCGCACCGCGCGGCCGCCGCCGCACGCCACCACTTCACCGCCGTCGAGGCCACCGCGACCCATGTGACCGTCACCGCGGTGGGAGACGACGGCGGTGTCCTGGATCGTGTCGTCCTGCCGGTGCCGCAACCGTTGAGGCAGTCACAGCCGTGA
- a CDS encoding methylmalonyl-CoA mutase family protein, whose protein sequence is MTVLPDDGLSLAAEFPDANLDQWHSLVAGVLRKSGKEVSGAAAEDALSTALEDGLRTRPLYTAHDAAPDPGFPGFAPFVRGARAEGNTTGGWDVRQRHAVADNTAVLTDLENGVTSLWLVAGEGGIPVAALGEVLAGVYLDLAPIALDSGSEFAAAAGELLRLHDERGIDGKAVRGSLGADPLGHEARTGEALDFAPVVPLARRCAEQYPGLRALTVDALPYHEAGGSAAQELGASIATGVAYLRGLTEAGLSVEQACAQLEFRYAATADQFLTIAKLRAARRLWARVAEVCGAPGAGAQAQHAVVSPVMMTRRDPWVNMLRATIATLAAGVGGAEAVTVLPFDHALGLPDAFARRIARNTSTILVEESHLSRVIDPAGGSWYVERLTDELAEAAWRFFRTIERDGGQAAVLRSGRLRTDLATTWAQRSKKLATRREPITGVSEFPHLGEKPVQRAPAPEPRTGGLPRVRRDEAYEELRARSDAHLAATGSRPRVFLAALGPAAAHTARLTFAANLFQAGGVEPVTEGTFEESGATEACLCSSDTVYEEQAEDVVRALRSAGARHVFLAGRPGQYSDVDSYVFAGCDAVAVLTATLDRMGVSR, encoded by the coding sequence ATGACGGTCCTGCCTGACGACGGGCTCTCGCTGGCCGCCGAGTTCCCTGACGCGAACCTTGATCAGTGGCACAGCCTGGTGGCGGGTGTCCTGCGCAAGTCGGGCAAGGAAGTCTCCGGCGCGGCAGCGGAGGACGCCCTGTCCACCGCGCTCGAGGACGGGTTGCGCACCCGTCCCCTGTACACAGCGCACGATGCCGCACCCGACCCCGGTTTCCCCGGCTTCGCGCCCTTTGTGCGCGGTGCCCGCGCCGAGGGGAACACCACCGGCGGCTGGGACGTACGGCAGCGGCACGCGGTCGCCGACAACACGGCGGTGCTCACGGACCTGGAGAACGGCGTCACGTCGCTGTGGCTGGTCGCGGGCGAGGGCGGTATCCCGGTCGCGGCGCTCGGCGAGGTCCTCGCCGGCGTCTACCTCGACCTCGCGCCGATCGCTCTCGACTCGGGCAGCGAATTCGCCGCCGCCGCGGGCGAGTTGCTGCGGCTCCACGACGAACGCGGCATCGACGGCAAGGCCGTGCGCGGCAGCCTCGGCGCCGACCCGCTGGGCCACGAGGCCCGTACCGGCGAGGCCCTGGACTTCGCGCCGGTCGTCCCGCTCGCGCGACGGTGCGCCGAGCAGTACCCGGGGCTGCGGGCGCTGACCGTGGACGCGCTGCCCTACCACGAGGCCGGCGGTTCGGCCGCGCAGGAGCTGGGCGCCTCGATCGCCACCGGTGTCGCCTATCTGCGGGGGCTGACGGAGGCCGGGCTGAGTGTCGAACAGGCCTGCGCACAGCTGGAGTTCCGGTACGCGGCGACGGCCGACCAGTTCCTGACGATCGCCAAGCTGCGGGCGGCGCGCCGGCTGTGGGCGCGGGTCGCCGAGGTGTGCGGGGCGCCCGGTGCCGGAGCGCAGGCGCAGCACGCCGTGGTGTCGCCGGTGATGATGACCCGGCGCGACCCGTGGGTGAACATGCTGCGCGCGACCATCGCCACGCTCGCCGCCGGGGTCGGTGGCGCGGAAGCCGTCACCGTGCTGCCCTTCGACCATGCGCTCGGCCTGCCGGACGCGTTCGCGCGCCGTATCGCCCGCAACACCTCGACGATCCTGGTCGAGGAGTCGCACCTGTCCCGGGTGATCGACCCGGCGGGCGGTTCCTGGTACGTGGAGCGGCTCACCGACGAGCTCGCCGAGGCCGCCTGGCGGTTCTTCCGGACGATCGAACGCGACGGCGGCCAGGCGGCCGTCCTGCGCTCGGGCCGGCTCCGCACCGACCTGGCGACGACGTGGGCGCAGCGCTCGAAGAAGCTCGCCACCCGGCGCGAACCCATCACCGGCGTCAGCGAGTTCCCGCACCTCGGTGAGAAGCCCGTGCAGCGCGCCCCGGCGCCCGAGCCCCGGACCGGCGGTCTGCCCCGCGTCCGGCGCGACGAGGCGTACGAGGAACTGCGCGCCCGCTCCGACGCCCACCTCGCGGCCACCGGGTCCCGGCCCCGCGTCTTCCTTGCCGCGCTCGGCCCCGCGGCCGCCCACACCGCGCGCCTGACCTTCGCCGCCAACCTCTTCCAGGCCGGCGGCGTCGAGCCGGTCACCGAGGGCACCTTCGAGGAGAGCGGCGCCACCGAGGCCTGCCTGTGCTCCAGTGACACGGTGTACGAGGAGCAGGCCGAGGACGTCGTACGGGCCCTCAGATCGGCCGGCGCACGGCATGTGTTCCTCGCCGGGCGGCCCGGGCAGTACTCCGACGTGGACTCGTACGTCTTCGCGGGCTGCGACGCCGTCGCCGTGCTCACCGCCACCCTCGACCGCATGGGAGTGTCTCGATGA